Proteins encoded within one genomic window of Epinephelus lanceolatus isolate andai-2023 chromosome 9, ASM4190304v1, whole genome shotgun sequence:
- the LOC144464231 gene encoding nuclear factor 7, brain-like: MAEKIALVESFLSCHVCSETFRDPVSLSCNHSFCSSCLQKFWEQAKNKNCPICKRKSSKEFPDVNFTLKELADSFAGRQKAGSSETEKGEKKVEVVCSKHQEEPRLFCMDEDRAVCPVCEFSLHHGHKVVPIEEAVSELKDQLKCDLKSLQDKRDKYKQVEETYNEVIEHSKKQLLSTERQIRAEFNKLHQFLKEEEECRLAAVREEEEQKGKTLSREMKMIEEQISSLSHSICAVEEELQKHKVPFLSSYKATQSRARVQCSLSDPQLVSGALIDVAKHLGNLSFRVWEKMKDKVHFSPVILDPNTAYPCLYLSDDLTSVRCEDTEQQLPDNPERFTQYSDVLGSEGFSSGKHSWEVEVGDHPRWILGLAKESVDRKGEISTSPKYGNWCLCYDDGKYTNVVGETVTVKKSLQRIRVQLDYDRGEVSFYDPEDMTHICTHRDTFTEKLFPYFSISSAGDAKTADIKMCQSEISL; this comes from the coding sequence ATGGCTGAAAAAATTGCTCTTGTTGAAAGTTTCCTGAGCTGCCATGTGTGTTCAGAGACTTTCAGAGATCCTGTGTCTCTGAGCTGCAACCACAGCTTCTGTTCAAGCTGCCTGCAAAAATTCTGGGAacaagctaaaaacaaaaactgtcccATTTGTAAAAGAAAATCCTCAAAGGAATTCCCAGATGTGAACTTTACACTGAAGGAACTGGCTGACTCCTTTGCTGGGAGACAGAAAGCTGGCTCAtctgagacagaaaaaggagagaagaaggtGGAGGTGGTGTGTAGTAAACATCAAGAAGAGCCTAGGTTGTTCTGTATGGATGAAGATAGAGCTGTGTGTCCTGTCTGTGAGTTTTCTCTCCACCACGGTCACAAGGTGGTTCCTATAGAAGAAGCAGTCAgtgagctgaaggaccagctgaAATGTGACTTAAAGTCTCTGCAGGACAAGAGGGACAAATACAAACAAGTGGAGGAAACATACAATGAAGTGATTGAACACTCCAAGAAGCAGCTGttgtccacagagaggcagatcaGAGCAGAGTTCAACAAGCTCCATCAGTTcctgaaagaggaagaggagtgcagactggcagctgtgagggaggaagaggagcagaaggggaAGACTCTCAGCAGAGAGATGAAGATGATTGAGGAGCAGAtctcctctctgtcacacagtaTCTGTGCTGTTGAAGAAGagctgcagaaacacaaggTGCCATTCCTCAGCAGTTATAAAGCCACTCAGAGCAGAGCCAGAGTCCAGTGCTCACTGTCAGATCCACAGCTGGTCTCAGGAGCGCTGATAGATGTGGCCAAACACCTGGGCAACCTGTCCTTCAGAGTCTGGGAGAAGATGAAGGACAAGGTCCACTTCAGTCCTGTCATTCTGGACCCAAACACTGCATACCCCTGTCTCTATCTGTCTGATGATCTGACCAGTGTGAGATGTGaagacacagagcagcagcttcCTGACAATCCAGAGAGATTCACTCAGTATTCAGATGTTCTGGGCTCTGAGGGCTTCAGCTCAGGGAAACACAgctgggaggtggaggtgggagacCATCCTCGCTGGATTTTGGGTTTGGCCAAAGAGTCAGTTGACAGGAAGGGAGAGATATCTACTTCACCAAAATATGGAAATTGGTGTTTATGTTATGATGATGGTAAATACACTAATGTTGTTGGTGAGACTGTCACAGTGAAGAAGAGTCTCCAGAGGATCAGAGTCCAGCTGGACTATGACAGGGGGGAGGTGTCCTTCTACGACCCTGAAGACATGACTCACATCTGCACTCACAGAGACACtttcactgagaaactcttcCCATATTTCAGCATTAGTTCGGCTGGTGATGCTAAAACTGCTGATATCAAAATGTGTCAAAGTGAGATTTCTCTGTGA
- the LOC144464232 gene encoding zinc-binding protein A33-like, translating into MADNTALLQSFLSCHVCSETFRDPVSLSCSHSFCLSCLQKFWEQAESKNCPLCKRKSSKSDPLVNFTLKDLADSFAGRQKAGSSETEKGEKKEEVVCSKHQEEPRLFCMDEDRAVCPVCEFSLHHGHKVVPIEEAVSELKDQLKCDLKSLQDKRDKYKQVEKTYNEVIELSKKQLLSTERQIRAEFNKLQQFLKEEEESRLAAVREEEEQKGKTISREMKMIEEQISSLSHSICAVEEELQKHKVPFLSSYKATQSRARVQCSLSDPQLVSGALIDVAKHLGNLSFRVWEKMKDKVHFSPVILDLNTAHPRLYLSDDLTSVRQGDTKQQLPDNPERFTQYSDVLGSEGFSSGKHSWEVEVGDHPHWILGLAKESVDRKGEIDASPEYGNWCLCYEDGKYTDVVGETVTVKKSLQRIRVQLDYDGGEVSFYDPEDMTHICTHRDTFTERLFPYISIGAAGDAKTADIKMCQSEISL; encoded by the coding sequence ATGGCTGACAATACTGCTCTCCTCCAAAGTTTCCTGAGCTGCCACGTGTGTTCAGAGACTTTCAGAGATCCTGTGTCTCTGAGCTGCAGCCACAGCTTCTGTTTAAGCTGCCTGCAAAAATTCTGGGAACAAGCTGAAAGCAAAAACTGTCCCCTTTGTAAAAGAAAATCCTCAAAGAGTGATCCATTAGTGAACTTTACACTGAAGGACCTGGCTGACTCCTTTGCTGGGAGACAGAAAGCTGGCTCAtctgagacagaaaaaggagagaagaaggaggaggtggtgtGTAGTAAACATCAAGAAGAGCCTAGATTGTTCTGTATGGATGAAGATAGAGCTGTGTGTCCTGTCTGTGAGTTTTCTCTCCACCACGGTCATAAGGTGGTTCCTATAGAAGAAGCAGTCAgtgagctgaaggaccagctgaAATGTGACTTAAAGTCTCTGCAGGACAAGAGGGACAAATACAAACAAGTGGAGAAAACATACAATGAAGTGATTGAACTCTCCAAGAAGCAGCTGttgtccacagagaggcagatcaGAGCAGAGTTCAACAAGCTCCAGCAGTTcctgaaagaggaagaggagtccAGACTGGCAGCtgtgagggaggaagaggagcagaaggggaAGACTATCAGCAGAGAGATGAAGATGATTGAGGAGCAGAtctcctctctgtcacacagtaTCTGTGCTGTTGAAGAAGagctgcagaaacacaaggTGCCATTCCTCAGCAGTTATAAAGCCACTCAGAGCAGAGCCAGAGTCCAGTGCTCACTGTCAGATCCACAGCTGGTCTCAGGAGCGCTGATAGATGTGGCCAAACACCTGGGCAACCTGTCCTTCAGAGTCTGGGAGAAGATGAAGGACAAGGTCCACTTCAGTCCTGTCATTCTGGACCTAAACACTGCACACCCCCGTCTCTATCTGTCTGATGATCTGACCAGTGTGAGACAGGGAGACACAAAGCAGCAGCTTCCTGACAATCCAGAACGATTCACTCAGTATTCAGATGTTCTGGGCTCTGAGGGCTTCAGCTCAGGGAAACACAgctgggaggtggaggtgggagacCATCCTCACTGGATTTTGGGTTTGGCCAAAGAGTCAGTTGACAGGAAAGGAGAGATAGATGCTTCACCAGAATATGGAAATTGGTGTTTATGTTATGAAGATGGAAAATACACTGATGTTGTTGGTGAGACTGTCACAGTGAAGAAGAGTCTCCAGAGGATCAGAGTCCAGCTGGACTATGACGGGGGGGAGGTGTCCTTCTACGACCCTGAAGACATGACTCACATCTGCACTCACAGAGACACTTTCACTGAGAGACTCTTCCCATATATCAGTATTGGAGCGGCTGGTGATGCTAAAACTGCTGATATCAAAATGTGTCAAAGTGAGATTTCTCTGTGA